From a single Nocardioides sp. dk884 genomic region:
- a CDS encoding DNA-3-methyladenine glycosylase family protein, which translates to MSTSTARERVWRPSWPATPQTMRALRRGPGDPTYQVDEAGRHWRGIGTPEGPATLVLHARRDLGEIHARAWGPGADWALASVPDLLGDSDDWRGFEPRHPVLEEAWRRHPHLRLGRTGLVLEALVPAVLEQKVTGQEAFAGFRMLVQRYGEPAPGPGADRRLRVQPGAEALRRVPSWAWLQMHVDGARSRAIVTAARVAEALERTVGLPGEEVDRRLRSLPGIGVWTSAEVRQRAHGDPDAVSFGDYHVAKDVGWALTGTPFDDAELEVFLEPWRPQRGRVPLLLVVAGLRRPRHGPRMAPRTHLPAQVRRR; encoded by the coding sequence GTGAGCACCTCCACCGCCCGCGAGCGGGTGTGGCGCCCGTCGTGGCCGGCCACCCCGCAGACGATGCGCGCGCTGCGCCGCGGGCCGGGGGACCCGACCTACCAGGTGGACGAGGCGGGCCGCCACTGGCGCGGGATCGGTACGCCGGAGGGCCCGGCGACCCTGGTCCTGCACGCGCGCCGCGACCTCGGCGAGATCCACGCGCGGGCCTGGGGCCCGGGGGCCGACTGGGCCCTGGCCTCGGTCCCGGACCTGCTCGGGGACAGCGACGACTGGCGCGGCTTCGAGCCCCGGCACCCGGTGCTGGAGGAGGCGTGGCGGCGCCACCCGCACCTGCGCCTCGGGCGCACCGGACTGGTGCTCGAGGCCCTGGTGCCGGCGGTGCTCGAGCAGAAGGTGACCGGCCAGGAGGCGTTCGCCGGCTTCCGGATGCTGGTCCAGCGCTACGGCGAGCCGGCGCCTGGCCCCGGCGCCGACCGCCGGCTGCGCGTCCAGCCGGGTGCCGAAGCGCTGCGCCGCGTCCCGTCGTGGGCCTGGCTGCAGATGCACGTCGACGGCGCCCGCTCGCGTGCGATCGTGACGGCCGCCCGGGTCGCGGAGGCCCTCGAGCGCACGGTCGGCCTGCCGGGCGAGGAGGTGGATCGCCGGCTGCGATCCCTCCCGGGCATCGGCGTCTGGACCAGTGCGGAGGTGCGCCAGCGTGCGCACGGCGACCCCGATGCGGTGTCCTTCGGCGACTACCACGTGGCCAAGGACGTCGGCTGGGCGCTGACCGGCACCCCGTTCGACGACGCCGAGCTCGAGGTGTTCCTCGAGCCCTGGCGCCCCCAGCGCGGACGGGTGCCGCTGCTGCTGGTCGTCGCCGGGCTGCGTCGGCCCCGCCACGGACCCCGGATGGCACCCCGCACCCACCTGCCCGCCCAGGTCCGGCGGCGCTGA
- a CDS encoding phospholipase D-like domain-containing protein, with protein sequence MTSPAARTDRLLLILRRTLGSLVAAPFAVAIAMSLVDSYRRRGKKPKPFPVTPPRSVDVGDGTITTYTYGADLYADMLAAIEGAKRQVLFETYLWKGDEVGERFKRALADAARRGVEVYCIYDGFGNLVVSPRFKRFPRPMKVLRFPSYAAGWRFFDVTRYGRDHRKILVVDDSEAFVGGYNIGSAYETEWRDTHIRVTGPAVWDLKRAFADFWNLNRRRRLRASEPPLLLDTASTWEPQIRVHRNVPRLWMFPIRNLYLEAIARSYRRVWLTTAYFLPDQDFVDTLRTAALRGVDVRLLVPLKSNHVVADWISRGYYSQLLDAGVRIFRYRDAMVHAKTMTIDGSWSTVGTANIDRLSLQGNYEINIEIFDEGLAQNLEEIFSVDQSHSLELTAGEWAARDLHRKFTEYVLAPLRPLL encoded by the coding sequence GTGACGAGTCCCGCCGCGCGCACCGACCGCCTGTTGCTGATCCTGCGCAGGACGCTCGGCTCGTTGGTCGCCGCGCCGTTCGCGGTCGCGATCGCGATGTCGCTGGTCGACTCCTACCGCCGCCGCGGCAAGAAGCCGAAGCCGTTCCCGGTCACGCCGCCGCGCAGCGTGGACGTCGGCGACGGCACGATCACGACCTACACCTACGGCGCCGACCTCTACGCCGACATGCTCGCCGCCATCGAGGGCGCGAAGCGCCAGGTGCTGTTCGAGACCTACCTGTGGAAGGGCGACGAGGTCGGCGAGCGGTTCAAGCGCGCGCTGGCCGACGCCGCCCGGCGCGGCGTGGAGGTGTACTGCATCTACGACGGCTTCGGGAACCTCGTCGTCTCCCCGCGGTTCAAGCGCTTCCCGCGCCCCATGAAGGTCCTGCGCTTCCCGTCGTACGCCGCCGGCTGGCGCTTCTTCGACGTCACCCGCTACGGCCGCGACCACCGCAAGATCCTGGTGGTGGACGACTCCGAGGCGTTCGTGGGCGGCTACAACATCGGCTCGGCGTACGAGACCGAGTGGCGCGACACCCACATCCGGGTCACCGGCCCGGCGGTGTGGGACCTCAAGCGGGCCTTCGCCGACTTCTGGAACCTCAACCGCCGCCGGCGGCTGCGCGCCAGCGAGCCGCCGCTGCTGCTGGACACCGCCTCCACCTGGGAGCCGCAGATCCGGGTGCACCGCAACGTGCCCCGGCTGTGGATGTTCCCGATCCGCAACCTCTACCTCGAGGCGATCGCCCGCTCCTACCGGCGGGTCTGGCTGACCACCGCCTACTTCCTGCCCGACCAGGACTTCGTCGACACGCTCCGGACGGCGGCGCTGCGCGGGGTCGACGTGCGGCTCCTCGTGCCCCTGAAGTCCAACCACGTCGTGGCCGACTGGATCTCGCGCGGCTACTACAGCCAGCTGCTCGACGCCGGGGTGCGGATCTTCCGCTACCGCGACGCGATGGTCCACGCGAAGACCATGACCATCGACGGCAGCTGGAGCACGGTCGGCACCGCGAACATCGACCGGCTCAGCCTCCAGGGCAACTACGAGATCAACATCGAGATCTTCGACGAGGGCCTGGCGCAGAACCTGGAGGAGATCTTCTCCGTCGACCAGTCCCACTCCCTCGAGCTCACCGCGGGCGAGTGGGCCGCGCGCGACCTGCACCGCAAGTTCACCGAGTACGTGCTCGCCCCGCTGCGTCCGCTGCTCTGA
- a CDS encoding enoyl-CoA hydratase/isomerase family protein, with translation MTLQISDHRRVRTLVLDRPEALNAFDEALYDATAEALLDAAADPGVAVVLLTGAGRGFSAGTDLREMHARATDPGFVPGKHGFVGLLDALVEFPKPLVCAVNGIGIGIGATILGFADLAFMASTARLKCPFTSLGVAPEAASSYLFPRLVGRQDAAWMLMSSEWIGAAQAREMGLVWRVCEPDDLLGEATRHAEVLAARPISSLVAVKRTMTAPLRAHVDAARERENAAFAELMGGPANLEALTAFAEGREADFTALPPGW, from the coding sequence ATGACGCTGCAGATCTCCGACCACCGGCGGGTGCGCACCCTCGTGCTCGACCGTCCCGAGGCCCTCAACGCCTTCGACGAGGCCTTGTACGACGCGACCGCGGAGGCACTGCTGGATGCGGCGGCGGATCCGGGGGTCGCCGTGGTGCTGCTGACGGGGGCGGGCCGCGGGTTCAGCGCGGGCACCGACCTGCGCGAGATGCACGCGCGGGCGACCGACCCGGGGTTCGTGCCGGGCAAGCACGGGTTCGTGGGGCTGCTGGACGCCCTCGTGGAGTTCCCCAAGCCGCTGGTGTGCGCGGTCAACGGGATCGGGATCGGCATCGGGGCGACGATCCTCGGCTTCGCCGATCTCGCGTTCATGGCGAGCACCGCGCGGCTGAAGTGCCCGTTCACCTCGCTGGGCGTGGCGCCCGAGGCGGCGTCGTCCTACCTCTTCCCGCGGCTCGTCGGGCGCCAGGACGCCGCCTGGATGCTGATGTCCTCGGAGTGGATCGGCGCGGCCCAGGCGCGCGAGATGGGCCTGGTGTGGCGGGTCTGCGAGCCCGACGACCTGCTCGGCGAGGCGACCCGGCACGCCGAGGTGCTCGCCGCTCGCCCGATCTCGAGCCTCGTCGCGGTCAAGCGCACGATGACCGCGCCCCTGCGCGCCCACGTCGACGCGGCCCGCGAGCGGGAGAACGCCGCGTTCGCCGAGCTCATGGGCGGCCCTGCCAACCTCGAGGCGCTGACCGCCTTCGCCGAGGGCCGCGAGGCCGACTTCACCGCCCTGCCGCCCGGCTGGTGA
- a CDS encoding hemolysin family protein, translating into MESPWVVALATVAIIALSAFFVAVEFALIAARRHRLEDAATTSRSARAALRSSSELTLLLAGSQLGITVCTLALGAITKPAVHHWLTPLFADWGMASWVADVAGFVLALIIVTFLHLVVGEMAPKSWAIAHPERSAIMLAIPMRAFMWTTRPLLRGLNEAANWCLRRVGVDASDTVSTGQDPAALRQLVEHSANVGALDASYSAQLSGALELQTMTLADIVRPAPVVSVPRSGTVAQVQEASRASGHLRILVAEPNGRVESAVHVRDTLALAEHDSFEELVRPTARFAATMTVYDALARMRRDSSHLVLVEDAGDVVGVVTITDLLRQLFPHVPAA; encoded by the coding sequence ATGGAGAGCCCCTGGGTGGTGGCCCTCGCCACCGTCGCCATCATCGCGCTGAGCGCCTTCTTCGTCGCGGTCGAGTTCGCCCTGATCGCGGCCCGCCGGCACCGTCTCGAGGACGCCGCCACGACCAGCCGCTCGGCCCGCGCCGCGCTGCGCAGCTCCTCGGAGCTCACGCTGCTCCTGGCCGGCTCCCAGCTCGGCATCACTGTCTGCACCCTGGCCCTGGGTGCGATCACCAAGCCGGCCGTGCACCACTGGCTGACCCCGCTGTTCGCGGACTGGGGGATGGCCTCCTGGGTCGCCGACGTGGCCGGCTTCGTGCTGGCGCTGATCATCGTGACCTTCCTGCACCTGGTCGTGGGCGAGATGGCCCCGAAGTCGTGGGCGATCGCCCACCCCGAGCGCTCCGCGATCATGCTCGCGATCCCGATGCGGGCGTTCATGTGGACGACCCGTCCGCTGCTGCGCGGGCTCAACGAGGCCGCGAACTGGTGTCTGCGCCGGGTCGGCGTGGACGCCTCCGACACGGTCTCCACCGGCCAGGACCCGGCGGCGCTGCGACAGCTGGTCGAGCACTCCGCCAACGTGGGTGCGCTGGACGCGAGCTACTCCGCGCAGCTCTCGGGCGCGCTGGAGCTGCAGACCATGACCCTGGCCGACATCGTGCGCCCGGCGCCGGTGGTCTCGGTGCCCCGCTCGGGCACCGTCGCCCAGGTGCAGGAGGCCTCCCGCGCCTCCGGGCACCTGCGGATCCTGGTCGCCGAGCCCAACGGCCGCGTCGAGAGCGCGGTGCACGTGCGCGACACGCTGGCGCTGGCTGAGCACGACTCGTTCGAGGAGCTCGTGCGTCCCACGGCGCGGTTCGCCGCGACGATGACTGTGTACGACGCCCTCGCGCGGATGCGTCGCGACAGCAGCCACCTGGTGCTGGTCGAGGACGCGGGCGACGTGGTCGGCGTCGTGACGATCACCGACCTGCTGCGCCAGCTGTTCCCGCACGTGCCGGCCGCCTGA
- the uvrB gene encoding excinuclease ABC subunit UvrB yields the protein MRPVTDLERRVAPFKVVSDYSPSGDQPSAIAEITKRVNAGVQDIVLLGATGTGKTATVAWVAEQVQRPVLVLQPNKTLAAQFANELRQLFPDNAIEYFVSYYDYYQPEAYVPQTDTYIEKDSSINEEVERLRHSATNSLLTRRDVIVVSTVSCIYGLGTPQEYVDRMLRLRVGEEHDRDSILRRLVEIQYTRNDMSFTRGTFRVRGDTLEIFPVYEEHAVRIEFFGDEIERLMTLHAVTGEVLTEDEELHVFPASHYIAGPERMERAIAGIEAELEQQLAKFEREGKLLEAQRLRMRTTYDIEMMRQVGSCSGIENYSMHMDGRAPGSAPNTLLDYFPEDFVLVVDESHVAVPQIGGMYEGDMSRKRNLVDHGFRLPSAMDNRPLRWEEFLERIGQTIYLSATPGDYELDKVGGDTVEQIIRPTGLIDPEVVVKPTKGQIDDLIHEIRLRTERHERVLVTTLTKKMSEDLTDYLLDAGIRTRYLHSEVDTLKRIELLRDLRLGEYDVLVGINLLREGLDLPEVSLVAILDADKEGFLRSDKSLIQTIGRAARNVSGQVHMYADKITPSMEKAIEETNRRREKQVAYNTAHGIDPTPLRKKIADITDMLAREDENTQALLQTWAGTEAKGRAGGVKAKQPVPALGADAGKHAADLAGMPSADLAQLVQDLTDQMRNAAAELQFEVAARLRDEISELKKELRQMIEATK from the coding sequence ATGCGACCGGTCACCGATCTCGAACGCCGCGTGGCGCCCTTCAAGGTCGTCTCCGACTACTCACCCTCCGGCGACCAGCCGTCGGCGATCGCGGAGATCACCAAGCGGGTCAACGCCGGGGTCCAAGACATCGTCCTGCTCGGCGCCACCGGCACCGGCAAGACCGCCACGGTGGCGTGGGTGGCCGAGCAGGTGCAGCGCCCGGTGCTGGTGCTCCAGCCCAACAAGACCCTCGCCGCACAGTTCGCCAACGAGCTGCGCCAGCTGTTCCCCGACAACGCCATCGAGTACTTCGTCAGCTACTACGACTACTACCAGCCCGAGGCCTACGTCCCGCAGACCGACACCTACATCGAGAAGGACTCCTCGATCAACGAGGAGGTCGAGCGGCTGCGGCACAGCGCGACCAACTCGCTGCTGACCCGCCGCGACGTGATCGTGGTCTCGACGGTCTCCTGCATCTACGGCCTCGGCACCCCGCAGGAGTACGTCGACCGGATGCTGCGCCTGCGCGTCGGCGAGGAGCACGACCGCGACTCGATCCTGCGCCGCCTCGTCGAGATCCAGTACACCCGCAACGACATGTCCTTCACCCGCGGCACCTTCCGGGTCCGCGGCGACACCCTCGAGATCTTCCCGGTCTATGAGGAGCACGCCGTGCGCATCGAGTTCTTCGGCGACGAGATCGAGCGGCTGATGACGCTGCACGCCGTCACCGGCGAGGTGCTGACCGAGGACGAGGAGCTCCACGTCTTCCCGGCCTCGCACTACATCGCCGGCCCCGAGCGCATGGAGCGCGCGATCGCCGGCATCGAGGCCGAGCTCGAGCAGCAGCTCGCGAAGTTCGAGCGCGAGGGCAAGCTGCTGGAGGCCCAGCGGCTGCGGATGCGCACCACCTACGACATCGAGATGATGCGCCAGGTCGGCTCCTGCTCGGGCATCGAGAACTACTCGATGCACATGGACGGCCGCGCCCCCGGCAGCGCCCCCAACACCCTGCTCGACTACTTCCCCGAGGACTTCGTGCTCGTCGTGGACGAGTCCCACGTCGCGGTCCCGCAGATCGGCGGGATGTACGAGGGCGACATGTCGCGCAAGCGCAACCTGGTCGACCACGGGTTCCGCCTGCCCAGCGCGATGGACAACCGGCCGCTGCGCTGGGAGGAGTTCCTCGAGCGCATCGGGCAGACGATCTACCTCTCCGCGACCCCCGGCGACTACGAGCTCGACAAGGTCGGCGGCGACACCGTCGAGCAGATCATCCGCCCGACCGGCCTGATCGACCCCGAGGTCGTGGTCAAGCCGACCAAGGGACAGATCGACGACCTGATCCACGAGATCCGGCTGCGCACCGAGCGTCACGAGCGGGTCCTGGTCACCACGCTCACCAAGAAGATGTCCGAGGACCTCACCGACTACCTCCTCGACGCCGGCATCCGCACCCGCTACCTGCACTCCGAGGTCGACACCCTCAAGCGCATCGAGCTGCTGCGCGACCTGCGCCTCGGCGAGTACGACGTCCTGGTCGGCATCAACCTGCTCCGCGAGGGCCTCGACCTGCCCGAGGTGTCGTTGGTCGCGATCCTCGACGCCGACAAGGAGGGGTTCCTGCGCTCGGACAAGTCGCTGATCCAGACGATCGGGCGCGCGGCGCGCAACGTCTCCGGTCAGGTGCACATGTACGCCGACAAGATCACCCCCTCGATGGAGAAGGCGATCGAGGAGACCAACCGGCGTCGCGAGAAGCAGGTCGCCTACAACACCGCCCACGGCATCGACCCGACGCCGCTGCGCAAGAAGATCGCCGACATCACCGACATGCTCGCCCGCGAGGACGAGAACACCCAGGCGCTGCTGCAGACCTGGGCCGGCACCGAGGCCAAGGGTCGCGCCGGCGGGGTGAAGGCCAAGCAGCCGGTCCCCGCGCTGGGGGCCGACGCCGGCAAGCACGCCGCCGACCTCGCCGGCATGCCGAGCG